A single Vespula vulgaris chromosome 3, iyVesVulg1.1, whole genome shotgun sequence DNA region contains:
- the LOC127062400 gene encoding homeobox protein 9 isoform X21: MEHLPASTARRRGHQHHPRHSTRRRFEVSGRGPAQCGPAGTTTTITTTANNNNPNNNNDNSNNNNNNVLDDVLQEQPTSLGSHWLRDSLSRRIEANNKEDVKSKKTTTTAATSTATQMTTIPEATIAKTTDEKYENNENLNVRQRLAQCSLDVDLIENRNDDKIDDDYDFAYDDKDEKINEIAPRRNKDLKVYEKGLTKREIQTLVSSRAWDAQRNVTGIKEEINDNIDKIFDEFRLGKENANYQEYDNLETKDKYFFDIYDEPEHAVARARGDGNSDDESTNVEEDPELAELAKLRCPSERAEVQAEREARRRKRCADYPGLAFGCSIFSSDTMMKFSLIRNELQNIMGNQLKRECDLVGDCVTLEQP, from the exons ATGGAACATTTGCCGGCGTCGACCGCGAGACGTCGCGGTCATCAGCATCATCCGCGTCACTCGACGCGTAGACGTTTCGAGGTATCCGGCAGAGGACCCGCGCAGTGTGGCCCTGCCGgtacaacaacaacgataacaacaacagcaaaCAACAATAATcctaataacaataacgataacagcaacaacaataataacaacgtcCTCGATGATGTCTTACAAGAGCAACCAACGTCGTTGGGTTCCCATTGGTTACGTGATTCCTTGTCGAGAAGAATCGAAgctaataataaagaagatgTCAAGTCAAAGAAAACAACGACGACAGCAGCAACATCAACAGCCACCCAAATGACAACAATTCCCGAAGCAACGATTGCAAAAACGACCGATGAGAAATACGAAAACAATGAGAATTTGAACGTCCGACAGAGGCTCGCGCAGTGTAGCCTGGACGttgatttaatagaaaatcgtAATGACGATAAAatcgacgacgactacgacttTGCTTACGACGATAAAGACGAGAAGATAAACGAGATCGCTCCTAGGAGAAACAAAGATTTGAAGGTTTACGAGAAGGGTTTAACTAAGCGGGAAATTCAAACGCTCGTTTCGTCACGTGCTTGGGACGCGCAGCGTAATGTCACTGGGATTAAAGAggaaattaacgataatatcgataagatATTCGACGAGTTTCGTTTGGGAAAGGAAAATGCGAATTATCAGGAATACGATAATTTAGAAACGAaggataaatatttcttcgatatatacgACGAGCCCGAGCACGCGGTCGCGAGGGCTCGCGGGGATGGTAATTCCGACGACGAGTCTACCAACGTCGAGGAAGATCCCGAATTAGCCGAATTGGCGAAATTAAGGTGTCCGAGCGAAAGGGCCGAAGTACAAGCCGAAAGAGAAGCCAGAAGACGAAAGAGATGCGCCGATTATCCTGGATTAGCGTTTGGCTGTTCTATATTCTCCAGCGACACCATGATGAAGTTCAGTCTGATTAGGAACGAATTACAAAATATCATGGGCAATCAGCTGAAACGG GAATGTGACCTTGTTGGAGATTGCGTCACGTTAGAACAGCCTTGA